One Deinococcus planocerae DNA segment encodes these proteins:
- a CDS encoding HU family DNA-binding protein encodes MTKKSTKAPARKPAATRAPKRDAAEAEQSAPAPEATGGRGGGKVAKTQLVEQVADKAGLTRKQADQAVNAVMEVIVEAIRSGKSVGLPGLGTLSVKETAARTGVRPGTSERIQIPAGRKVAFKIANTLKGALGSTGDTAE; translated from the coding sequence ATGACGAAAAAGTCGACGAAGGCCCCGGCCAGGAAGCCCGCCGCGACCAGGGCTCCCAAACGGGATGCGGCTGAGGCCGAGCAATCCGCGCCTGCCCCCGAGGCGACCGGCGGGCGGGGCGGCGGCAAGGTCGCCAAGACGCAGTTGGTGGAGCAGGTGGCCGACAAGGCAGGCCTGACGAGGAAGCAGGCCGACCAGGCCGTGAACGCGGTGATGGAAGTCATCGTGGAGGCGATTCGGAGCGGGAAGAGCGTGGGGTTGCCTGGTCTGGGGACGCTGAGTGTGAAGGAGACCGCTGCCCGCACCGGCGTGCGCCCCGGCACCAGCGAGAGGATTCAGATCCCCGCTGGACGCAAAGTCGCCTTCAAAATCGCCAACACTCTGAAAGGGGCACTCGGCAGCACGGGCGACACCGCCGAGTAA
- a CDS encoding sulfite exporter TauE/SafE family protein, with the protein MEPLRVPRWTGPLALGLAFLGLVLGWPALAPTLREAAGDLYRLSGTLNAVLAEPINRLRAQTGASLLTPFLLGLLAATAPCQLSTGAATLAYVARDGHTGGAWPRSLAFVLARVLVYLGLGTVAVYALGGAVQAPGPFFTGVRRGMGPLMLLVGLGLVGVIRPRLAVGGRLAGGLEARARMWRGTLGAFALGLAFSLAFCPTLFLLFFGLTVPLAVTAPLGALYPVAFALGMTLPLLVLVAFLPGAGSGRAYVGGLRRASRLGTPLAGAVFIAVGLYDTLVYWLL; encoded by the coding sequence TTGGAACCGCTGAGGGTCCCCCGCTGGACGGGCCCGCTGGCACTGGGCCTGGCGTTCCTGGGGCTCGTCCTCGGGTGGCCCGCCCTGGCCCCGACCTTGCGGGAAGCTGCCGGGGACCTCTACCGCCTGAGCGGGACGCTCAATGCCGTCCTGGCCGAGCCCATCAACCGCCTGCGGGCCCAGACGGGGGCGTCGCTCCTCACGCCGTTCCTGCTGGGCCTGCTCGCCGCCACCGCCCCCTGCCAGCTCTCGACCGGCGCGGCGACCCTGGCCTACGTGGCGCGGGACGGGCACACCGGGGGGGCGTGGCCGCGCAGCCTGGCCTTCGTGCTCGCGCGCGTGCTGGTGTACCTGGGACTCGGGACCGTGGCCGTGTACGCCCTGGGCGGGGCGGTGCAGGCCCCGGGCCCGTTCTTCACGGGTGTCCGGCGGGGGATGGGGCCGTTGATGCTGCTCGTCGGCCTGGGGCTGGTCGGGGTGATCCGCCCGCGCCTTGCGGTGGGGGGCCGGCTCGCGGGGGGGTTGGAGGCCCGCGCGCGGATGTGGCGGGGAACGCTCGGCGCGTTCGCGCTGGGGCTCGCGTTCAGCCTCGCGTTCTGCCCGACGCTCTTCCTGCTGTTCTTCGGCCTGACGGTCCCGCTCGCGGTGACGGCGCCACTCGGCGCGCTCTACCCGGTCGCGTTCGCGCTGGGCATGACCCTTCCCCTGCTCGTGCTCGTCGCGTTCCTGCCGGGCGCGGGGAGTGGACGGGCGTACGTGGGCGGGCTGCGCCGCGCCTCGCGGCTGGGCACGCCCCTGGCAGGGGCAGTGTTCATCGCCGTGGGGCTGTACGACACCCTGGTGTACTGGTTGCTGTGA
- a CDS encoding WD40/YVTN/BNR-like repeat-containing protein, whose product MTTKARPPRRAAALLTAALLSTALAGAGLWWSTRGDAGTTGGRLGGDFHVLRALPDGRLLYGQHAGVSASQDGGRTWGLPGGGEDAMALAASPRAPGVLVMAGHDVLRVSRDGGRTWRDQGFGNLPGTDIHGFAVAPDTPNVWYANLAGRGLYRTEDGADWRPVSPAPAGAMALAAGPGSAPRLYALTLEGGLMVSDDGATWQRAGAAPRAAGSGLDVHPVSGHVYVAGPAGVARSEDQGASWTNLNLPEGALLVTADPQDETRLYAAGESGTVYRSADGGRSWNR is encoded by the coding sequence GTGACGACGAAGGCACGCCCACCCCGACGGGCCGCAGCGCTGCTTACGGCAGCCCTCCTGAGCACGGCGCTGGCGGGCGCCGGGCTGTGGTGGTCCACGCGGGGGGACGCCGGCACCACGGGAGGACGCCTGGGTGGGGACTTCCACGTCCTGCGGGCCCTCCCGGACGGGCGCCTGCTGTACGGCCAGCACGCGGGCGTCTCGGCGAGCCAGGACGGGGGCCGGACCTGGGGTCTTCCCGGTGGGGGCGAGGACGCGATGGCCCTCGCCGCATCCCCGCGGGCACCGGGCGTTCTCGTCATGGCCGGGCACGACGTCCTGCGGGTCAGCCGTGACGGCGGACGGACCTGGCGGGACCAGGGCTTCGGGAACCTGCCGGGCACCGACATCCACGGGTTCGCCGTGGCGCCCGACACGCCGAACGTGTGGTACGCGAACCTGGCCGGTCGAGGCCTGTACCGGACCGAGGACGGCGCGGACTGGCGCCCCGTGTCCCCGGCCCCGGCGGGCGCGATGGCCCTCGCCGCGGGTCCGGGTTCAGCGCCGCGCCTCTACGCCCTCACGCTGGAGGGCGGGCTGATGGTCTCGGACGACGGCGCGACCTGGCAACGCGCCGGTGCGGCGCCGCGGGCGGCCGGTTCGGGCCTGGACGTTCATCCGGTCAGCGGCCACGTCTACGTGGCTGGTCCCGCCGGGGTGGCACGTTCGGAGGATCAGGGGGCAAGCTGGACGAACCTGAACCTGCCGGAAGGTGCGCTGCTGGTCACGGCGGACCCGCAGGACGAGACGAGGCTGTACGCCGCGGGTGAGAGCGGCACCGTGTACCGCTCGGCGGACGGGGGACGGTCTTGGAACCGCTGA